Below is a window of Nomascus leucogenys isolate Asia chromosome 16, Asia_NLE_v1, whole genome shotgun sequence DNA.
GAGAAAGATGGGGACCCGCCGAGTTTGTGCTGGTCGGATGCCGGCTGTGTTCATCAGATAGGCACGGAGAACTGgaattctactttcttttttattcatcctTTCAGACGAGGGTGACAATAGACTGTGGTGTCATGTCTGTGAGAGAGAAAACACTTTCGAGTGCCAGAACCCAAGGAAGTGCAAAGAGACAGAGCCATACTGCGTTATAGCGGCCGTGAGTGAGTAGCTTCGCTCTTGTTGGGGACCCAAAGGCAGGTGAATAGAGGACTTTCAGGAATCAGGGCTGTCTAGTTTTCCTTAGTAGGGAATAACTAATAGAAAGTagcctttttttgttcttttttttgttgttttttgagacggagtcaggctggcatgcagtggcgtgatctcagctcactgcaacctcgcctcccgggttcaagcgactctcctgcctcagcctccagagtagctggtattatggatgtgcgccaccacaccggctaattttttatttttagtagaggcggggtttcaccttggtcagggtggtctcgaactcctgacctcatgtgatccacccaccctcggccccccaaagtgctgggattacaagcgtgagccaccgcgccctgcctttttttctctttaaaatgtgaaGAGCAAAGTCCTGAGAAgccagagaaaggtgaagggGGAGTGGGGTGGGACTCAGGCCGTAAGAACTGTGCCAGTGTAAGGCAGTGCCTGCTACAGCAGGTCCAGATGAAATACTGGGAGGTAGGAAGAAAATCTGGATTTCATATcatccatttttaaatgaaaacttaagCTTTAATAATGTTAAATGCACCACTGAGAACAGTGTCTGTGTCACTCTTACAAGAGATGCACAAAACCAAGGTGTACAGCCTTCAAGTGTGTTCTCAAAGGAGGGTGCATGCCTTAAAAATTGTGGAGACCACTGCTCTGTCATCTGTGATTCCCCTGAAAACCTCTGGGTACATGAAGCCCTCCCCAAGGGGAATCTGGACACCCAGCACATTCTGCCCACAGGGAGATCTTCAGGGCTCGTGAATTCTGATTCCGCCCAGCAGCCGCTCTCCAGCCCTTCGGCATCCACGAAGTTGGTGGGGCGCTGAGGTGATGCTTCAGACTCAGTGTAGCCCACATCGTCTTTATAACTTAATATGGCAAAATGATTTGTACAGTGACGTATAAGATGAAGCGTGGTCATGAGATAAGACCCCAGCTCAGAGTCGAGCCAGGCCCACCAAGAGGCCCGCTCCACGCCCTGGGTGATGGCCAGAACGGCTGGGAGTCATGTGTCTGTCCGTGGCCACAAAGGCCTGAGCCAACCCTGTGTTTGAGAAGTTGAGACCTGTGTGTTCCCAAACGCAACCCCTAGACCCGCATTCCCAGTGCACATGGACAGGCCATACCACGCGGAAGCCAGCCCTTCCCTGAAGCAGCATTCAACACACAGGACTGGCCCTCGTCCTCCCGACTCCCGCTTGGTGCCCCAATTGAGTGTGCACCTTTGAGCAGGGCCGCCAGGGGTGAGGCCTTGACCCAGACAGAAAGGCCTCCGTGTCAGGCATTGGAATGGCATGATTGCCTTCTCTCGGTCTTTATTTCCTATTAGAAATATTTCCACGTTTTTTCATGATTTCGAAGCAGTGCTCCGCTAGTTGTGCAGCGATTGAGAGACCCAAGCCAGAGGAGAAGCGGTTTCTCCTGGAAGAGCCCATGCCCTTCTTTTACCTCAAGTGTTGTAAAGTTCGATACTGCAATTTAGAGGGgccacctatcaactcatcagtGTTCCGAGAATATGCTGGGAGCGTGGGTGAGAGCTGTGGTGGGCTGGGGCTGGCCATCCTCCTGCTGCTGGCCTCCACtgcagcctgcctcagcctgccttgAGCCATGGGACTGCCATGGGCTGAGCCTTCTGGAGCATGGACTCACTCCAGACCGTTGTCACCTGTTGCATTAAACTTGTTTTCTGTTGATTACCTCTTGGTTTGACTTCCCAGGGTCTTGGGATGGGAGAGTGGGGATCAGGTGCAGTTGGCTCTTAACCCTCAAGGGTTCTTTAACTCACATTCAGAGGGAGTCCAGATCTCCTGAGTAGTGATTTTGGTGACaagtttttctctttgaaatcaaACCTTATAACTCATTTATTGCTGACGGCCACTCTTTTCCTTGACTCCCCTCTGCCTCTGAGGGCTTCAGTATTGATGGGGAGGGAGGCCTAAGTACCACTCATGGAAAGTATGTGCTGAGATGCTTCCGACCTTTCAGGTGATGCAGGAACACTGGGGGAGTCTGAATGATTGGGGTGAAGACATCCCTGGAGTGAAGAACTCCTCAGCAGGGGGGGCAGTGGGGCACACGTTAGGGCCCATTCCAGTGGTGGAGGCACTATGGATGGCTGCTTTTCCTCAACCTTTCCTACCAGATTCCAGGAGGCAGAAGATAACTAATTGTGTTGAAGAAACTTAGACTTCACCCACCAGCTGGCACAGGTGCACAGATTCATAAATTCCCACACATGTGTGTGTTCAACATCTGAAACTTGGGCCAAGTAGAGAGCATCAGGGTAAATGGCGTTCATTTCTCTATTAAGATGCAGCCATCCACGGAGAGCTGAGAAATCAGACTCAAAGTTCCATCCAAAACAAATACAAGGGGACTTCAAAAG
It encodes the following:
- the LY6K gene encoding lymphocyte antigen 6K isoform X1; its protein translation is MALLALLLVVALPRVWTDANLTARQRDPEDAKQTDEGDNRLWCHVCERENTFECQNPRKCKETEPYCVIAAVKIFPRFFMISKQCSASCAAIERPKPEEKRFLLEEPMPFFYLKCCKVRYCNLEGPPINSSVFREYAGSVGESCGGLGLAILLLLASTAACLSLP
- the LY6K gene encoding lymphocyte antigen 6K isoform X2, encoding MALLALLLVVALPRVWTDANLTARQRDPEDAKQTDEGDNRLWCHVCERENTFECQNPRKCKETEPYCVIAAVTTPRPAFPVHMDRPYHAEASPSLKQHSTHRTGPRPPDSRLVPQLSVHL